In one window of Flavobacterium ginsengisoli DNA:
- a CDS encoding FixH family protein has translation MICSDKPSIKYTGDGVAVIFPVGFESSKVKGNIQLYRPSNKKFDFNTQIALTNSEIIIPQKKLIKGRWDVNMEWQYEGKKYLTKEVIYVN, from the coding sequence ATGATTTGCAGCGATAAGCCATCAATAAAATATACTGGAGACGGTGTCGCTGTTATTTTTCCAGTAGGATTTGAAAGCAGTAAAGTGAAAGGAAATATTCAATTATATAGACCTTCAAACAAAAAATTCGACTTTAATACTCAAATTGCCTTAACTAATTCAGAAATCATTATTCCGCAGAAAAAATTAATAAAAGGACGCTGGGATGTGAATATGGAATGGCAGTATGAAGGCAAAAAATATCTCACTAAAGAAGTTATTTACGTAAACTAA
- a CDS encoding FixH family protein, with protein MKLNWGTGIVIAFALFMTFILYFVFEVQSNSKYDNDLVVEEYYKHDTHFQEEMARIQNAHDLQR; from the coding sequence ATGAAATTAAATTGGGGAACTGGAATCGTCATTGCATTCGCATTGTTTATGACCTTTATTTTATATTTTGTGTTTGAAGTGCAGTCAAATTCTAAGTACGATAATGATTTGGTTGTCGAAGAATATTACAAACATGATACACATTTTCAGGAAGAAATGGCGAGAATTCAAAATGCGCATGATTTGCAGCGATAA
- the ccoG gene encoding cytochrome c oxidase accessory protein CcoG: MSNLPDEAFRDTIGTIDEGGKRKFIFPKKPSGKFYDYRKIVSYVLLAILFINPFIKINGNQFMMFNILERRFNIFGFPFWPQDFYLFVISMLVGVVFIILFTVVFGRIFCGWICPQTIFLEMVFRRIEYWIDGDRGAQSRLAKQEWNSEKIRKRLIKWTIFFLISFLIANIFLAYLVGSDTLFLMIEQGPVVQASNFIALLIFTGIFYFVFVWFREQVCIIACPYGRLQGVLLDNKSINVAYDFVRGEKEEGRAKFKKNEDRALTGKGDCIDCLQCVHVCPMGIDIRNGTQLECTNCTACIDECDHIMESVGLPKGLIRYASEDEIAKKEPFKFTSRMKGYTAVLFILLSIFVGMLFLRTDVQAVVLRLPGQLFQHNGEKISNVYTYKIVNKTMKDYNDIHFELIDQKGEIKNVGKRHFKVAKEGISQGTLFIEIDEVLLESDKTKVKIGVYNGSELLETTTTNFLGPRSFN, from the coding sequence ATGTCAAATTTACCAGACGAAGCTTTTAGAGATACCATTGGAACAATAGATGAAGGTGGCAAACGAAAATTTATATTTCCTAAAAAACCGTCTGGTAAATTTTATGATTATAGAAAAATTGTCAGCTACGTTTTATTGGCAATTTTATTCATAAATCCGTTTATCAAAATAAATGGAAACCAGTTTATGATGTTCAATATCTTGGAACGTCGTTTTAATATTTTTGGATTTCCTTTTTGGCCACAGGATTTTTATCTCTTCGTAATCTCAATGCTTGTTGGCGTTGTATTTATAATTTTATTTACCGTTGTTTTCGGAAGAATATTTTGTGGCTGGATCTGCCCGCAAACTATTTTCCTTGAAATGGTTTTCCGTCGAATTGAATATTGGATTGATGGAGATCGTGGTGCACAATCTCGTTTAGCAAAGCAAGAATGGAATAGTGAAAAAATTAGAAAAAGACTAATCAAATGGACTATTTTCTTTTTAATCTCTTTCCTTATAGCAAATATATTCTTGGCTTATCTAGTAGGTAGTGATACTTTATTCTTAATGATTGAGCAAGGACCAGTTGTACAAGCTAGCAATTTTATCGCGTTGCTTATATTTACGGGTATTTTCTATTTCGTTTTTGTATGGTTTCGTGAACAGGTTTGTATCATTGCTTGCCCTTATGGAAGATTGCAAGGTGTACTTTTAGACAATAAATCTATTAATGTTGCCTACGATTTTGTTAGAGGTGAAAAAGAAGAAGGACGCGCAAAATTCAAAAAAAATGAAGATAGAGCATTAACGGGAAAAGGAGATTGTATAGATTGTCTTCAATGTGTTCACGTTTGCCCTATGGGAATTGACATCCGAAACGGTACACAGTTAGAATGTACCAACTGTACAGCTTGTATAGATGAATGTGATCATATTATGGAATCAGTAGGATTGCCAAAAGGTCTTATTCGTTATGCTTCTGAAGATGAAATTGCCAAAAAAGAACCTTTTAAATTTACTTCAAGAATGAAAGGATACACAGCTGTCCTCTTTATTTTATTGAGTATTTTTGTTGGAATGCTGTTTTTAAGAACAGATGTACAAGCAGTAGTTTTACGTTTACCAGGTCAGTTATTCCAGCATAATGGAGAAAAAATCAGTAATGTTTACACGTATAAAATTGTAAACAAAACAATGAAAGATTACAATGATATTCATTTCGAATTAATCGATCAAAAAGGAGAAATTAAGAATGTTGGAAAAAGACATTTTAAAGTTGCAAAAGAAGGAATTTCTCAAGGAACATTATTCATTGAAATTGATGAAGTTTTATTGGAAAGTGATAAAACAAAAGTAAAAATAGGGGTTTACAATGGTTCTGAACTCCTGGAAACAACAACTACAAATTTCTTAGGACCACGAAGTTTTAATTAA
- a CDS encoding CcoQ/FixQ family Cbb3-type cytochrome c oxidase assembly chaperone, which produces MFEQIKHNMETISGVELYPIISLLIFFFFFVGLGIWVFSYRKEKIQEMSNIPLDEGLSVITKDR; this is translated from the coding sequence ATGTTTGAACAAATAAAACACAATATGGAAACAATATCGGGTGTAGAATTATACCCGATTATTTCCCTCTTGATTTTCTTCTTCTTTTTTGTAGGATTAGGTATTTGGGTATTCTCTTATAGAAAAGAAAAAATTCAAGAAATGAGTAATATACCTTTAGATGAAGGACTTAGTGTAATCACAAAAGATAGATAA
- the ccoN gene encoding cytochrome-c oxidase, cbb3-type subunit I codes for MEMEQFYYDNKIVKKFIYATILFGVVGMLVGLTLAVMYLFPNMTDGISWLSYGRLRPLHTNAVIFAFVGNAFFAGMYYSLQRLLKARMFSDFLSNLHFWGWQLIIVAAAITLPLGYTSSKEYAELEWPIDIAIALIWVVMGINMIGTMLRRRERHLYVAIWFYLATFVTVAVLHIFNNIEIPVSALKSYSVYAGVQDALVQWWYGHNAVAFFLTTPFLGLMYYFVPKIANRPVYSYRLSIIHFWSLIFIYIWAGPHHLLYSALPNWAQNLGVAFSVMLIAPSWGGMINGLLTLRGAWDKVREEPVLKFFVVAITGYGMATFEGPMLSLKNVNAIAHYTDWIVAHVHVGALAWNGFMSFGIIYWLIPRMTKSELFSKKLANFHFWIGTLGIIVYTIPLYVAGFQQASMWKQFNPDGTLTYGNFLETVTAIMPMYWMRAIGGSLYLIGMLTLVYNIIMTVKAGNAIEDELAQAPALQTIKSSRLSGEKFHSWLERKPIQLTILATIAILIGGIIQIVPTIMVKSNIPTISSVKPYTPLELEGRDLYIREGCVGCHSQSVRPFRSEVERYGVQSKAGEFVYDHPFLWGSKRTGPDLLRVGGKYNDNWHFNHMWNPQSTSAGSIMPGYKWLFDNKPMDISLTQKKMQAMISLGVPYSPEEVANAQKTLREQAVKIEKSLESDPDFVKSYEDSRKKAVAKGEKFIPMDEREIVALIAYIQRLGTDIKVKETK; via the coding sequence ATGGAAATGGAACAGTTTTATTACGACAACAAAATTGTAAAAAAATTCATTTACGCCACAATACTTTTTGGAGTTGTGGGTATGTTAGTGGGACTTACCTTAGCGGTAATGTACCTTTTTCCCAACATGACAGATGGGATTTCGTGGCTGAGTTACGGCCGATTAAGACCATTGCACACTAATGCAGTTATTTTTGCCTTTGTGGGTAATGCATTTTTCGCCGGTATGTACTACTCGCTGCAAAGATTGCTAAAAGCCAGAATGTTTAGTGATTTTTTAAGTAACCTTCATTTCTGGGGATGGCAGTTAATTATTGTAGCCGCAGCAATTACACTTCCGTTAGGTTATACTTCTTCTAAAGAATATGCAGAGCTAGAGTGGCCAATTGACATTGCAATTGCTTTAATTTGGGTTGTTATGGGTATCAATATGATTGGTACAATGCTCCGTCGTAGAGAGCGTCACTTATATGTTGCAATCTGGTTTTACTTAGCAACATTTGTAACGGTAGCCGTACTGCATATCTTTAACAACATCGAAATTCCGGTTTCTGCTTTAAAAAGCTACTCTGTGTATGCAGGTGTTCAGGATGCCCTAGTGCAATGGTGGTATGGACACAATGCGGTGGCATTCTTCCTTACAACTCCATTCTTGGGATTAATGTATTATTTCGTTCCAAAAATTGCAAACAGACCTGTTTACTCATATAGATTATCTATTATTCACTTTTGGTCTTTAATCTTTATCTATATCTGGGCAGGACCACACCACTTATTATATTCTGCATTGCCAAACTGGGCTCAGAATCTTGGGGTTGCATTCTCAGTAATGTTAATTGCGCCATCTTGGGGAGGTATGATCAATGGTCTTTTAACATTAAGAGGAGCTTGGGATAAAGTTCGTGAAGAACCAGTTTTAAAATTCTTCGTTGTAGCGATTACTGGTTACGGTATGGCGACTTTTGAAGGTCCGATGTTATCTTTAAAAAATGTAAATGCTATTGCGCACTACACAGACTGGATCGTAGCACACGTACACGTAGGAGCTTTAGCTTGGAATGGTTTCATGTCATTTGGTATTATTTATTGGTTAATTCCAAGAATGACAAAATCAGAATTATTCTCTAAGAAATTGGCAAATTTCCATTTCTGGATTGGAACTTTAGGTATTATCGTTTATACAATTCCATTATATGTGGCTGGTTTCCAACAAGCGTCTATGTGGAAACAATTTAACCCAGACGGAACTTTAACTTATGGTAACTTCCTAGAAACAGTTACAGCGATTATGCCAATGTATTGGATGAGAGCTATCGGAGGGTCTCTTTACTTAATAGGTATGTTGACATTAGTTTACAACATTATCATGACAGTAAAAGCGGGTAATGCAATTGAAGATGAATTGGCTCAGGCTCCAGCTTTACAAACAATAAAAAGCAGTAGATTAAGTGGAGAGAAATTCCACTCATGGTTAGAAAGAAAACCAATTCAGTTAACCATTTTAGCAACTATTGCAATTTTAATTGGAGGTATTATTCAGATTGTGCCAACAATAATGGTAAAATCAAATATACCAACTATTTCAAGTGTAAAACCATACACACCTTTAGAGCTTGAAGGACGTGATTTATATATCAGAGAAGGTTGTGTTGGATGTCATTCACAGTCAGTTCGTCCATTTAGAAGTGAGGTTGAACGTTACGGAGTTCAATCAAAAGCAGGAGAGTTTGTTTACGACCATCCATTCTTATGGGGATCAAAACGTACAGGTCCAGATTTATTAAGAGTAGGTGGTAAGTATAATGACAATTGGCACTTTAACCACATGTGGAACCCGCAAAGTACATCTGCAGGATCAATTATGCCAGGATATAAGTGGTTATTTGATAATAAACCAATGGACATTTCATTGACGCAAAAGAAAATGCAGGCAATGATTTCATTAGGTGTGCCATATTCTCCAGAAGAAGTTGCTAATGCACAAAAAACTTTAAGAGAGCAGGCAGTTAAGATAGAAAAAAGCTTAGAAAGCGATCCTGATTTTGTTAAGAGTTATGAAGACAGCCGCAAAAAAGCTGTCGCAAAAGGTGAGAAATTCATTCCGATGGATGAAAGAGAAATCGTTGCTTTGATTGCTTATATTCAAAGACTTGGTACTGATATTAAAGTAAAAGAAACTAAATAA
- the ccoS gene encoding cbb3-type cytochrome oxidase assembly protein CcoS yields the protein MSVIYLLISVSIFVAICFFIAFIVAVKTGQYDDDYTPSVRILFDDETKINSQNNNSPIEEKQV from the coding sequence ATGAGTGTTATTTATCTATTAATTTCAGTAAGTATTTTTGTGGCAATCTGTTTCTTTATTGCCTTTATCGTGGCTGTCAAAACTGGGCAATACGATGATGATTATACCCCCTCAGTCAGAATTCTTTTTGATGACGAAACCAAAATTAATTCCCAAAATAATAATTCACCAATCGAAGAAAAACAAGTATAA
- a CDS encoding heavy metal translocating P-type ATPase, whose amino-acid sequence MREQSCFHCGLTIEQNEEIDFDDKKFCCTGCKTVYEIFSINDLTSYYDFEKSPGATPQDIKGKYDFLENETILAKVLEFQEGNTSIVSLNIPHIHCSSCIWILENLNRLQPGISISQVNFHEKKVRITFNSDVVSLKEIAYLLNSIGYEPYISLENYGTAEVKVDRSLTYKLGVAFFCFGNIMLLSFPEYFEMKEFWLDSYKPFFRLLIFLLALPSFLYSASGYYISAHHSIRTRMLNIDIPIALGIIVMFIRSTYDMLMDHGPGFFDSLASLVFFMLLGKMFQTKTYSFLSFERDFKSYFPIAVTKINKDASEDNVAIYDVLKGDRLLIRNQELIPVDGILISESAEIDYSFVTGEAVPITKKSGDKVFAGGKQIGKVIEMEVLHSVSQSYLTQLWSNEIFQKKVDQKHKTITDAISRYFTPILLLIAFAGFGYWIFIDANTAFNVFTAVLIVACPCALALTAPFTFGNVLRILGKKKFYLKNAIVIEQLAKVDTIVFDKTGTITTNKKSNIVYEGKPILDSDVVLIKSVLRGSNHPLSRMLYDFLPDAKRIAIEEFQEITGKGILATIEGKEIKIGSGQFVNDIVADGSEIEKTALHIKIGEIYFGKYTFQNQYREGLEKLFANLSKEYQIKVLSGDNDGERANLEAILPKGTELIFNQKPEQKLEYIKKLQEKGQNVMMVGDGLNDAGALAQSNVGISISENVNVFSPACDAILDASEFSRLNYFLKLSHKAISIIKMSFGLSLLYNVIGLAFAVTGNLLPLVVAIIMPLSTITIVSFVTFMSNYFSNRNLE is encoded by the coding sequence ATGAGGGAGCAAAGTTGTTTTCATTGTGGTTTAACTATTGAACAAAATGAAGAAATTGATTTTGATGATAAGAAGTTTTGTTGCACAGGCTGTAAAACAGTTTACGAAATTTTCAGCATCAATGACCTAACATCTTATTATGATTTTGAAAAGTCTCCGGGAGCCACACCGCAAGACATCAAAGGAAAATATGATTTTTTAGAAAATGAAACCATACTCGCAAAGGTTTTAGAATTTCAGGAAGGGAACACGTCAATTGTTTCGCTGAATATTCCACATATTCACTGCAGTTCTTGTATCTGGATTCTAGAAAATCTAAATCGTCTTCAGCCTGGAATAAGTATATCTCAAGTTAATTTCCACGAAAAAAAGGTTAGAATTACCTTCAATTCTGATGTGGTTTCTTTAAAAGAAATTGCATATCTTTTAAACTCAATAGGTTATGAGCCTTATATTAGTTTAGAAAATTATGGAACAGCAGAAGTAAAAGTAGACCGAAGTTTAACCTATAAATTAGGCGTTGCATTCTTTTGTTTCGGAAATATTATGTTGCTTTCATTTCCAGAATATTTCGAAATGAAAGAATTCTGGTTGGATAGTTACAAACCGTTTTTCAGATTACTGATTTTTCTTTTAGCATTGCCAAGTTTCTTATATTCAGCAAGCGGATATTATATTTCTGCTCACCACAGTATTAGAACCAGAATGCTTAACATTGATATTCCGATTGCATTAGGTATTATCGTGATGTTTATTCGCAGTACTTATGATATGCTAATGGATCACGGTCCCGGTTTTTTTGACAGTTTAGCGAGTTTAGTATTTTTTATGCTTCTTGGTAAAATGTTTCAAACTAAAACCTATAGTTTCCTAAGCTTTGAAAGAGATTTTAAATCCTATTTCCCGATTGCTGTTACTAAAATTAATAAAGATGCATCTGAAGATAATGTTGCTATTTATGATGTTTTGAAAGGAGATCGATTGTTGATTAGAAATCAAGAACTTATTCCTGTAGATGGAATTTTAATTAGTGAAAGTGCAGAGATAGATTATAGTTTCGTTACAGGAGAAGCTGTTCCAATTACTAAAAAATCTGGTGATAAAGTATTTGCGGGAGGAAAACAGATTGGGAAAGTAATAGAAATGGAAGTATTGCATTCAGTTTCACAGAGTTATTTGACGCAGTTATGGAGTAACGAAATTTTTCAGAAAAAAGTAGATCAGAAACACAAAACCATAACAGATGCAATAAGCCGATATTTTACCCCCATATTATTGCTCATTGCATTTGCTGGTTTTGGTTATTGGATTTTTATAGATGCTAATACAGCTTTTAATGTTTTTACGGCGGTGCTAATCGTAGCTTGTCCTTGCGCGTTGGCGCTTACTGCTCCGTTTACTTTTGGAAACGTATTGCGAATTTTAGGTAAAAAGAAATTTTATTTAAAAAATGCCATTGTAATCGAGCAGCTCGCAAAAGTTGATACGATTGTTTTTGATAAAACAGGAACAATTACTACCAACAAAAAATCGAATATAGTATATGAAGGAAAACCTATTTTAGATTCAGATGTTGTATTGATTAAGAGCGTATTGCGTGGTTCAAACCACCCATTAAGCCGAATGCTTTACGATTTTCTGCCAGATGCCAAGCGTATTGCTATAGAAGAATTTCAGGAAATTACAGGTAAGGGGATTTTAGCAACTATTGAGGGAAAAGAAATTAAAATTGGTTCTGGACAATTTGTAAATGATATAGTTGCAGATGGTTCAGAAATTGAAAAAACGGCATTACATATTAAAATAGGAGAGATCTATTTTGGAAAATATACTTTCCAGAATCAATATCGCGAAGGCCTAGAAAAACTTTTTGCAAACTTGAGTAAAGAGTATCAAATTAAAGTACTTTCTGGTGACAATGATGGCGAAAGGGCAAACTTAGAAGCCATTCTGCCAAAAGGTACTGAGTTGATATTCAATCAAAAACCAGAGCAAAAACTTGAATACATAAAGAAACTTCAAGAAAAAGGACAAAATGTAATGATGGTTGGTGATGGGTTAAATGATGCGGGAGCATTGGCACAAAGTAATGTCGGGATTTCTATTTCTGAAAATGTGAACGTTTTTTCTCCTGCATGTGATGCAATTCTTGATGCATCGGAGTTTTCACGTCTCAATTACTTTTTGAAGCTTTCACATAAAGCAATTTCGATTATAAAAATGAGTTTTGGCTTGTCATTGCTGTACAACGTTATTGGACTTGCATTTGCGGTCACAGGAAACCTGCTTCCGTTAGTTGTCGCTATCATCATGCCATTGAGCACGATTACGATTGTAAGTTTTGTTACTTTTATGTCTAACTATTTCAGTAACAGAAATTTAGAATGA
- a CDS encoding Crp/Fnr family transcriptional regulator: MNKCDQCIVRQLSSLKALNKEEVIKLASSKTSYKIKKGEAIFEEGEVTNGVFCIKDGVGKLSKLSANGKDQIVKLVKSGELLGQRSMISNEPANLTAKAIADMEVCFIPKTEIINFFNNNNQFSLNLMQSVCEDLKESENEKIALVQKTVKQRLAETLLQLHDEFGEDTDKTLKVQLTREELAGIIGTATESCIRLLSDFNKLGLIELVGKKIMLKDVRALKKLADN, from the coding sequence ATGAATAAATGTGATCAATGCATTGTACGCCAGCTAAGCTCATTAAAAGCCCTTAACAAAGAAGAAGTTATAAAATTAGCCAGCAGTAAAACCTCTTACAAGATTAAAAAAGGTGAAGCCATTTTTGAAGAAGGCGAAGTAACCAATGGGGTTTTTTGTATAAAAGATGGTGTTGGTAAACTTTCAAAATTGAGTGCAAACGGAAAAGATCAAATTGTAAAATTGGTAAAATCTGGAGAACTTCTTGGACAACGCTCTATGATTAGTAATGAGCCGGCAAACTTGACTGCAAAAGCAATTGCCGACATGGAAGTTTGTTTTATTCCTAAAACCGAAATCATCAATTTTTTTAATAATAACAATCAGTTTTCTTTAAATCTGATGCAATCTGTATGTGAAGATTTGAAAGAATCTGAGAATGAAAAAATTGCCTTAGTTCAAAAAACAGTTAAGCAGAGACTTGCTGAAACTTTATTGCAACTGCATGATGAATTTGGAGAAGATACCGACAAAACCCTTAAAGTTCAACTAACAAGAGAAGAACTTGCGGGCATCATTGGTACCGCAACAGAAAGCTGCATTCGTTTATTATCTGATTTTAATAAATTAGGATTAATAGAATTAGTCGGCAAAAAAATTATGCTTAAAGATGTTCGTGCTTTAAAAAAATTAGCCGATAACTAA
- the mazG gene encoding nucleoside triphosphate pyrophosphohydrolase, whose protein sequence is MSRENQLKAFERLLNIMDELREQCPWDKKQTLQTLRHLTIEETYELGDAILDNDLNEVKKELGDLMLHIVFYAKIGSETNDFDIADVCNEICEKLIHRHPHIYGDVKVKNEEEVKQNWEKLKLKEGKKSVLEGVPRSLPALVKASRIQDKVKGVGFDWEEPHQVWDKVQEELQELQDEVKTGNQDKIEDEFGDVLFSMINYARFLNVNPEDALERTNKKFIKRFQYLESKANELGKPLMDMTLTEMDVFWNEAKKL, encoded by the coding sequence ATGAGCAGAGAAAATCAGTTAAAAGCATTTGAAAGATTATTAAATATCATGGATGAACTTCGTGAACAATGTCCGTGGGATAAAAAACAAACCCTGCAAACATTAAGACATCTAACAATCGAAGAAACGTATGAGTTGGGAGATGCTATTTTGGACAACGATTTAAATGAAGTCAAAAAGGAATTGGGAGATTTGATGCTTCATATTGTTTTTTACGCTAAAATAGGTAGTGAAACCAATGATTTTGATATTGCTGATGTCTGTAATGAAATCTGCGAGAAACTAATTCATCGTCATCCGCATATTTATGGAGATGTGAAAGTAAAAAATGAAGAAGAAGTAAAACAGAATTGGGAAAAACTGAAACTGAAAGAAGGAAAAAAATCAGTTTTAGAGGGCGTGCCAAGAAGCCTTCCTGCACTGGTTAAAGCAAGTAGAATTCAAGATAAAGTAAAAGGTGTAGGTTTTGACTGGGAAGAGCCGCATCAAGTTTGGGATAAAGTGCAAGAGGAATTACAAGAATTACAAGACGAAGTAAAAACTGGAAATCAAGATAAAATTGAAGACGAGTTTGGCGACGTTTTGTTTTCTATGATTAATTATGCAAGATTCTTAAATGTAAATCCAGAAGATGCTTTAGAAAGAACCAATAAAAAGTTTATAAAGCGTTTTCAATACTTAGAAAGTAAAGCAAACGAATTAGGCAAACCATTAATGGATATGACGCTTACAGAAATGGATGTTTTCTGGAATGAAGCTAAAAAACTTTAG
- the def gene encoding peptide deformylase encodes MILPIVGYGDPVLRKVGQDITSEYPNLKETIANMYETMYNAYGVGLAAPQVGLPIRLFVIDTTPFSDDEDLPSEEQKDLKGFKKTFINAKIVKEEGEEWGFNEGCLSIPDVREDVYRKPTVTIEYCEEDFVMKTEVFDGLIARVIQHEYDHIEGILFTDKISSLKKRLIQKKLKNITEGKTSQEYRMKFFAAKKAR; translated from the coding sequence ATGATTTTACCAATTGTAGGATACGGTGATCCTGTTTTAAGAAAAGTAGGGCAGGATATTACATCAGAATATCCAAATCTAAAAGAAACGATCGCAAATATGTACGAGACCATGTACAATGCGTATGGGGTTGGACTTGCAGCACCGCAAGTTGGACTGCCAATTCGTTTGTTTGTCATTGACACAACGCCTTTTAGTGATGATGAGGATCTTCCTTCAGAGGAACAAAAAGATTTGAAAGGTTTTAAAAAGACTTTTATCAACGCTAAAATCGTTAAAGAAGAAGGAGAAGAGTGGGGATTTAATGAAGGTTGTTTGAGTATTCCTGATGTGCGTGAAGACGTTTACAGAAAACCAACTGTTACAATCGAATATTGTGAAGAAGATTTCGTTATGAAAACGGAAGTATTCGACGGATTAATCGCAAGAGTTATTCAACACGAATACGACCATATTGAAGGAATATTGTTTACAGATAAAATCTCATCTCTAAAGAAACGTTTAATCCAAAAGAAATTGAAAAATATTACTGAGGGAAAAACGTCTCAGGAATATAGAATGAAATTTTTTGCAGCTAAAAAAGCAAGATAA